The genomic stretch TCAATCGATGGCGGTCTCGATCGAGGTGCACGGAGCGTAAGTAAGGGGGCGGGATGAAAACAGCGTTAGTGGCTATTGGTCTACTGGTGCTCATCGGAAGTTTCGTCTACGGAGCTCCCCTGAGTGGATCCTGGACATTTTCGGTTCGGATGGATCTTCAAACGTTTAGCATGACACCCGAATCGGATATCGAGATCAATTACTCACTAGGGGGATGGACTTTCTCTTCGACAGCGCTCGCTGATCTTGCGGGTTTGGATAGCGTGTTTTTCGACGCAAAAGGAACCTTGGGCGGATTTGCACTTCGTTCGCTGGTAGATTTCGATGCATCTTCCGCCCAGTTTCGTGCCGGTGTCGCTTCGATCGCCACCGCGATCGGAGGAGTGAACCTATACGCGCTCTCCATGTTGGACAATGTGGGAACTACCCAAACTCCCTCGATGGGAAGCGGGTACACCCTCGGCGGATGGGCGCAGGTGGGTGATCTCTCGTTTTGGGGCCAGATGCGGTTCAACATGACCGACACGTCGAGCTACATCTACAAGTACGGCTACGATTGGTTGCTCGACCACTTCATCTTCAAGGTATGCGATACATGGCTGCTTCCATCATCGTATATCGACGTCCAGACGAGCGGTTGTACCGCTGATTGGACCGGAGCGGATATTTACGTTAAGGTTCCGTTCGACTGTTTCGATCTGTTGACGGAGCTCAGTGTGTCCTGTGCCGGGTTTGAGCACGCGTTGTTCGAGCTCAGCGACATCGAGCTTGGGCTCTCTTGGCTCGATATCAAATGGGTCGACGTAATGTTTACGACCACGTCGAAATCGGTGAATACTGTGTTCGACGTCAGCGTGGGGAACACGGCATGTATAACTCCCTATTTCGCTCTAGAGGGTCTGGGTACTAACATTACCGGATTATCCCTGAAAGCGCTGAAGCTCTCCTATACCTGGGATAACCTTACGTTCAAGGCAGGGGAGTTATTCGACGAGGATGGTTGGTACCCGTACCTCAACTACACCGGCACCCGTTACTACGGCTGGACGTGGGACGGAGAACTGGCCACCCTTCCGGCTTGTACAGTCACGGAAGGGTACGATGAGTATCTTGGTCTGGAAATGTCCGGCGATTCCTGTTGCGGAGGAGCATCGACTTTATCCGCTTTCGCCTGGTTCGATACTGGAAACAGCACGGGATTATTCGACTGGGCAGAGACGCGAGTGAAACTCAGCGCGGGGATCGGCTCTAACGTTACTCTTACCTTCGGAATGAGCATTCCCCAAACTGGCACAAGTTGGTTCCGCCTAGGGATAGAAGTCTACTGGTAACATTTGGTTTGTGTGGATCGCCCCGGCTTCCAACCAGCAGCCGGGGCGTTTTTATTCCTCGGGTTCAACTGCCAAGTGCCACGGTAACTCGTGTCTTTGTGGGGGTGTCAATGATCGGGTAGATTTCCCCGGTCGAATGGTTGGCTGCATCTCCTCGCCCGGTTTATCGTGGTCGTGTTGGCTGGAAGTACACAACAATCTCCTCTTCGGTTTACCTAAACCCGTAAGATTTTATCAGACTTGAATATTTGCTCCGGCCGGGTATAATATGTTCAGTTTCCGATAGCAATTTCGTTCGCATCGTAGTTTCAAGACAAATTGCAAACCTAAACAGAGCTGAGAGTGCGACTTGGCTCACCGGAGCCAAGGAGTGTTTTTAGTGAGTTTTGAGAAATTTCCGTTCGACCGGCGCATTGTCGCCGGGATCCAAGCAGCCGGGTACATCACCCCCACCCCGATTCAGGACCAGGCGATCCCGCTCGTGCTCGAAGGGCGCGACGTTCTGGGGATAGCACAGACAGGAACGGGTAAGACAGCGGCATTCATCCTGCCGATCCTGCAGCGCCTGCTCAGGGAGCGATCGCGGCACGTGCGCGCACTCATCCTTGCGCCGACGCGCGAGCTGGCGGAGCAGATCCATCAGACAGCGGTCGAGCTCGGCCGAGAGACGGGCGTGCGCAGCGTCTCCATCTACGGCGGGGTGAGCAAACGTCCTCAGCTTGCCGCGCTGCGCCGCGGGGCGGAGATCGTGGTCGCCTGTCCGGGGCGGCTTCTCGATCACATGGGCGCGAGGGCGATCGATCTATCGCGTGTAGAGGTGCTGGTCCTTGACGAGGCGGACCGCATGTGCGATATGGGATTCCTTCCCGATATTCGTCGGATCATCCGCAGTTTGCCGAAGGAGCGCCAGACCCTGTTCTTCTCAGCGACCATGCCGCCGGATATCCGCGCTCTGGCCGACAGGATCCTCACGAATCCGGCAACGGTGCAAATCGGGATGATCGCACCGGTGGAGACGGTCTCCCACGCCCTCTACCCCGTGCCGAGCACCCTGAAGAAGGGACTGCTTGCTGCAATGCTGAAACGGACCGCGACCGGGCGGGTTCTGATCTTCACCCGGACCAAGCACCGCGCTCGCAGCCTTGCCCCATACCTGAAGAAGCAGGGACACCGCGCCGCGGCCCTGCAGGGGGACATGACGCAGAACCAGCGGCAGAACGCGATCAACGGCTTTCGCAGCGGCAAGTACGATATCCTTGTCGCCACTGACATCGCCGCCCGCGGGATCGACGTGACGAACATATCACACGTGATCAACTACGACATGCCCGATACGGTCGACGCCTACACCCACCGCATCGGTCGCACCGGCCGCGCCGAGCGGACTGGGGAAGCGTTCACCCTTGCCACGTACGCGGATGCGTTGATGGTGCGCGATATCGAGAAGCTCCTCGGCGAGAAGCTCGAGCGACGGCGCCTGGACGGATTTGAGTACGGGGAGTTCGATCCAGAACAGCAATTCCGGGTGGTAAGATCCGCCCAATCGCGTTTGGGTGCCAGGTCCTACCGCCCCCGCGGGCGGATGCGCGGCCGGAACGCGAAGGCGACCTGGTAGGCCAAGATAGTGAGTACCCCTGCGTCCGCACGCCAGCGGGAGCGTCGCGGCGCAGGGATGCTCAGGAGTTTTACCTGATCTCTTTTCTTATTTCGCTCTATGCAGAATGGAGCTTTCCGAATCGGGATCGAATAGATGGATCTTCTCCACGGTCAGTTTCAAGCCCATGACCGTTCCGACCTCTCCGTTGAAAGGGGCTGGCACCAGTGCCCGGAACTCCTCCTCCCCCAACCGGAAGCTCACCAGGTCCTCCCGCCCCAACGGTTCGACCACATAGATCTCTGCGTCAAAATTCCCTTCACCAGCCGGGACGATATGCACGTCTTCGGGGCGGATGCCCATGATCACTTGGGAGGAGACGTTGCTCGGTTCGACCTGAGCGCTCATCTCTTCCGGCAGCCGGATCTTCAATTCCCGCCTCACGAGGTAGAGCCCATCTTCTTCCTGTTTGAGGGTTGCTTTGAGGAAGTTCATCGGAGGCGAGCCGATGAACCCGGCTACGAACAGAGTCTCCGGATACTCGTATAATTGGTTAGGAGTGCCGTAGGTCTGCAGTACGCCGTGGTTCATCACCGCGATCCTGTTGGCCATGGTCATTGCTTCTACCTGATCATGAGTTACGTAGATGGAGGTAACACTTAGATCTTCCTGTAACCGTTTGATCTCTCCACGCATGCGCAGCCGTAGCTTAGCGTCCAGGTTTGATAGCGGTTCATCGAACAGTAGGATGGCCGGTTCCTTGACCAAAGCCCTCGCGACAGCCACCCGTTGTTGCTGCCCACCGGAGAGCTGGGCTGGCTTGCGGTCCAGGAGTTCTCCGATCCCCATCATGTCGGCTACTCTCTGAACTCTCTGTTTCTTTTCCTTTCCGCGTATCTTCTTCAGGGTCAATGGGTAAGCAATATTATCGAAGACGGTCATATGGGGATAAAGGGCGTAACTTTGAAACACCATACCGATGTTGCGTTCCTTCGGCAGCAGGTGGTTCACCACCTTGTCTCCGAATCGGATGTAACCCGAGGTTGGCTTATAGATGCCAGCGATCATGAGGAGGGTGGTGGTCTTGCCGCATCCTGAAGGACCCAGAAAGGCGACGAATTCCTTGTCATCGATCTCCAGGTTGAGGTTATCCACGGCCTTTACCTTGCCGAAGTGCTTACATAGATTCTCAATGGTTATTTGCATCCAAGGCTCCTTTTTATCATCAGGGGATTATACGCCTCCTTTTTTCCCGCCTCCGTAGATGCTGAGCAGCGATTCCTGAGTGAACAGGAAGAAGAGCAGCACCGGTATTAACTGGAAAAGCCCAACGGCCGCCACTGCGTTCCACTCAGTCATCACGGACTCGCTGATGAAATTTTGCAGGTACAGGGACAGGACGGATGAGTGCCCGGTAGCGCCGATGGTGAAGGTAACGGGAATTATGTATGCATTCCATGCAGTCAGAAATGAAAATATCGACAACGCTGCGATTCCCGGCTTTATGTTGGGCATCAGGATCTGCCACCATATCTTGATTCGCGATGCTCCGTCGATCATTGCGGAGCGCTCCATGTCCCAAGAGATGTTGTCGAAGAATCCCTTCATCACCCAGATGCCGAACGGAAGCTGGAAGGCAACCATAACCAGAGCCACACCACCGAGAGTGTTGTAACCGAACCCTCCGATCAGCGGTATTCCACGCCCTATGAAAGGAATCTTCTGAATCCAGAGGAGTACGAAATAAATGGGAATAAGAAGGGTGACGCTGGGAAAGGCATGAAGGATCAGGGTAAGGGATAGGAATCCTTTTCGACCGGCAAACTTCATCCGGGAGAGGGGATAAGCGGCCAAGGATGCAACTGCAACGACAATGGCTGTCATAACAAGCGACATCACAAGGGTATTAAGAGTGACGGGCCAGATGTTGGAATATCCGCCTCCGAAGGGTGATTCCCACAAGAATCGCCAGTTGGACAGCGTCCATCCGATCGGCTTTAGCCCCTCCGTTCTGGAGGAGAACGAGGCGATGATCAACCATGCATACCCCAGGAGGAGGAACAGGGTGGGGATAAGCAGCACGATGTAAGCAAGTCCGGCTTTCCACATTCGTTTTATGCTCACCATAGTAGACCTCTCACAGGGTTTCTATCTTCGGTTCCTGGAGCAGTTCACCGAATTTGAACACCCGCATGTAGATAACCGCCATGACGATACCTATGATCACTAGGACAACCGACCACGCTGCTCCGTAGCCCCATTGGGTGTTTCCATAGTAAGTGGCGAAAGCCCGATGATAGGCCATCAGTGACCAGACCTCTGTCTGGTAGAGCCCGGGGCCTCCGTCCGTAAGGAGCAATATCTGCTCGAACGATGTTAAAAGTGATAGCGTCTGATAAGTGGTGACGAACAGAAGGGGCCATTTGATCATGGGAAGCTCAACGTATCGTATGGTCTGCCAGGTGCTCCCGCCATCCACCTTGGAGGCGATGATGTAGTCCTTCGGGATCGATTCGATTGCTGAGCTCAAGAGAATCATGCCGAACGACGCCCCGATGAAACCGTTGACCAAGATGACAAACACCCATGGATTTGTCATGAGAAGGTATTCTCCTGAGCCGATTCCCAACGGACGCAGGAAATAATCATTTATGATCCCCATCGGTGCCGGCCCCGCCATCGCTTTCCACATCATGACGTAGACGACCACGGGGGTGATGCGTGGCAGAAGCCAAGCGGCCCGAAATGCAAACCCGGTACGGCGTCTTATGTGGGTGGTTATCAGGGCGAGGAGCAGTCCCATCCCCACGTTAAAGAAGATCAGAGTCAGCCCTGTGTACATGATGGTGTTGAGCAGAATCTTCGGGAAGAAGTGGTTGTTGAAGATCCTCACGTAGTTAGTGAGGCTCCAATTCTTGGGATTCCACCACTCGAGGATCCCGAAATTGGTCATGTCGAGATTGGTAAAACTCAAGATAAAAACCATGATCAACGGGATCAGGAAGAAGAGGAGTATGAGGATCAGGGACGGCGACAAGAAGAGGTACGGCGAGATTCGGCCGTTTAGTCCTTGCAGGGTTTTGAATTTTCGCATTTTGATTTTTAAAAAGACAGGGGGGATGAACCCCCCCTGTCTGAGGTCAAACCTAGCGGATGATCACTTTGTCACCCAACTCGTTGGTAAGTTGATCCACCACGAAATCCACGGCCTTTTCCGGGGTGAGATCACCCGAGACTACAGCGGCCAGAGCGTTGTAGGTGATGGTCGAATAGGATCCCCAGTACGGGTTGTTGGGAAGGAAGGTCGTGTAGTCCAGCATGTACAGAGTATCGCTCAGGAGACGGGACTTCTTGTAGAAGATGTAGTTCGTCTGTCCCTTGAGGATACCCAAGTGAGTGCTGCTCAGAGCGTGGCGGGTGTTCGGACCGTAGTCGGTGACTTTCGCGATCAACGCCAGTGCCAGATCCGGATACTTGCACTGGGAGCTGATCATGTATACCAATGGGTGACTCAAAGTGACGGGCTTGCCGCCTTTTTCGGCAGCGGGGATGAGCCCGAATCCAAAGTTCTCCCATTCATAATCCTCGCCGCCCTTGTCCTTGAGGTACACCGTACCCCATTCGGCCCACTGCCATGTTCCACCCAACCAGAACAGGACTTTCCCGCTCGTTATCGTCGGGTGCCAGGCCTCTGACCAGCCCAATCCCAAGCACTTCATCGATCCGTATTTCTGAGCGGCGTCGTAGAAGAACTTGTAGTACTTGAGACCGGCGGCCTTATCGAAGACCAGCTTGCCGCTCGTCGGGTCGATCGTCTGCCCGCCGAAATCGTAGTAGAAGGCGGTAAAGTCCCCTCCGTTCTTCGGGCGCGTCCAGAAGCCGTTACCATCCGGGACGATTCCCTTGTCCACGGCTTCCTTGGCGGTCGCCAGCATATCGTCGAGGGTGAATTCACCGTTCTTGATTGCGTCGGGAAGTCCGGCGATCTTCTCGTCCGACCAGCCGAGCTGCTTCAGCAGGGACTTGTTCCAGTACAGGGGGCGAGCTTCGGTGTCCTGCGGCACCGCCCAGATGTTCCCCTTATACGTGCAGGACTGCCAAAGGGCGTCGATGACGTTGTTGAACTTCGGAAATTCCTTGAGCAGGTCGTCCAGTGCGATGATGCGGCCCGCCGCGGCCTGGGTTGCGACGTCCTCATGCCCCGAGAGCCAGATGTCCGGGGACTTGCCGGCGCCGTAACTGAGGACGAACTCCTTCTTGTAGTCACTCCAGTTCGCATGATCCTGCACGATTTTTACTTCCACTCTCCGCGGATCGCCCGCTGCCTCCAGATCAGCATTGAGCTCTTTTGCTGCCAGGATGAAGTTGTTCCCGCGCCAATTCTCCATCGGAGGAGTGGCATTGGTGCGGACCGTTATGACGATGGTCTGAGTGTTGTCCTGGGCCAGAGCGGTGAAGAGCATTCCGCTCAGTAGCAATCCCCCTACCAGTATCAGAATCAGAAGGCCAACTTTCTTCATTTGTTCCCTCCTTGTGGTTCATTAACTTCGGACGGTTTGGTGCTCATGCCCCTATGTCGTTGTAACTTTAATTAAGTCGATTGATCACCTCCTTTGCAAGTGGAATAGAGGTCTTTTGATCTATGAAAGTTGGAACCGAAAAGGAACTTACGGAGAGGAAGGAGAGCGAGCCCCCACCTTGGACGATTGCTTGGCTCCTATGAATATGCGCTACCTGCTCCATCGGATGGTTCTTCCCTCCAATCTACGCAAACGATAGCATAGCCTGAACAAACGATAGCGCAAAATGGCGGCGTTGTCAAGTGGAAGGCTTGGAAGTAGTGCAACGTACCACCAGATGCGGCTTCAACACGCGATGAAGAAGGCGTTGGTGTCTTCCTACTATCGTGGAGATCAGCCAATCTGTGGCGATTTTCCCCATCTCGAATGCCGGTTGAGCGACGGTGGTCAGCTGAATTCTGGGGAGTGATGCGTAACTTATGTCGTCATAACCTACGATTGAAAGGTCATCGGGAACGGAAATTCCAAGGTCCTCTGCAGCCTCCAACACCCCGAGGGCGGTCACATCGTTTGCCGCAAAGATGGCGGTCGGCCTTACGGTGAGGGACAGCATGCGGCGGCCGGCCTCGCGTCCCGCCCGCTGTGTGAAGTCCGCGTAACGAATCCATTCCTCCTGTGGAGTAAGACCGTGTTCTTGAAGGACCTCCCGGTACGTCTGCATCCGGTCGTTGCTCGATTGCACCGCGGCCGGGCCACCGATGAACCCGATCCGCTTGTGGCCCAGGGAGATCAAGTGCTCAACAGCCTGGCGCGCTCCGTAATGATCGTCGCCGATTACATAGGAGGTCTCTATGCCTTCCCACAGGCGGGAGACAAGAATGAAGGGGGTTTTAGATCCGGCAAGCTGTTTTGCAACCGGATCGTTGCGGGTGGCATTGGTTATGATCAGCCCGTCCACCCGCTTGCGGCGTAAGAGCCGGATGTAATTCAATCCCCGTTCGAGGCTCTCGGCGGTGTTGCACAGGATCACCCCGTACCCGAAGGCATGGGCTACCTCGCCCACCCCGCGGGCGATGTCAGCGAAGAACGGGTTGGTGATGTCCGGCACCACCAACCCGATCGCCTCCGAAGTCCCTTTGACCAAGGCGCGCGCCAACTCATTCCGCTCGTAACCGAGCCGCTTGGCAACGGCATGCACCTGCTCCTTTGTCGCTTGACTGATGAGCGGGCTGTCGCTCAATGCACGGGAGACCGTAGATGGTGAGACCCCTACCTCTCGTGCGATATCCTTGATTGTTACCATAACTGCTCGCCTCGCTGGCCCGGATTGGCGGAGTTTATACTATATTATTGATCTTAGTACGATAAAGAGGCCCTCGCAAGCGAAGCAGGATACCGCCGGATTATTCCTCCTTCTCCGACTGTGCTTGGGTGATCAGCTCACGCAGGTCTTTTAGGGCCTCCTTGAGCATGACCGGCCCATCCTCCACAAACCTCTCTTGCAGCTCGAGGATGTAGATTCCCGAGTATCCCGACATGAGCTTGAAGACGTCTTTGTACGGGATGGTTCCCCATCCGACAGGAAGATGCAGATCCCCGATCCCCATCGGCATCGCTTCGATGTACGGAGGGGCTGATTCAGGCTTTCCCTTGCCGAAGTTATCGTTCACATGGGCGTGCCGGATGAACGGCTTGGCCATCTGAATCGGCCTGAGGAAGTCGTATCCGAGGGTGCAAGCATTGATGTAGGAGTGGGCGAAATCGCTGCAGATTTGGACGGAATCTTCATCAACGGCCTTTATCATCTTGACCAGGTGCACGAGCCCGGAATGGATGTTTTCCACGCAGATCGTGACCCCCTCTTTCGCAGCCAGGTGTCCAAGCTCGGTCAGTTCGTCGATCTCGATTTCACGCGCCTCTTCCTCAGTGACTCCCTGTCCATTGCTCTTCAGCCTTCCCTGGTGGTAGACGAGGATCTTCGCCCCGATCTCGGCGGCGAACCTGATGCTCGCTGCGAATACCTTCCGTTGAATTTCCGGATACTCAAAATCTACCAGGTTGAGCCGATCCGGAGCATGGACGGTGTATTCAAGATCGAAGGTGCGCAAGATGTCTCGTACCTTCTTGGTCCTCCCTTGTCGAAGATGCCCGTTTACGATCGCGTCGACCCCGTGAACCGGTATCTCTGCCACATCAGCGCCGGCTTCTTGGATGGCTGCAAGATCCCGTTTCAGCAGCTTGAGGTCCCCATCGATCCGCCCCGAATGGATGTTGAGCCCGAGTTTATTCTTCATGTCACGCGCCGCCTCCTGCCGCTAAGGCTAAAAATTTATGGCCCGTAATATACAACGTTTGCATCGGTGAAACAAGGGTGAATTCCTGAAGAAACAAGGGCATCTGCCCCTGGTTGAGGTCTTCTTTTTCTTCTGTGATGGGAATTTAAGGATAGAGCCGGTTTATCTGGCGGGGGAACGGGATCGTCTCCCTCACGTGGGGGACGCCGCAGATCCAGGCGATCGTGCGCGCCATCCCGAGGCCGAACCCGGCGTGGGGAACGGATCCGTACCGGCGCAGGTCGAGGTACCATTCGTACGGCTCCCGGGGGAGGTTGTACTCCGCAAGCTGCCGTTCGAGCTCCTCCAAGGTATCGACGCGCTGGCTCCCGCCGATCAGCTCGCCGTACCCTTCCGGCGCGATCAGGTCAGCGGCGAGGGCGACGGATGGGTCATCGGAGGGGCGCTTCATATAGAACGGCTTCATCCGCGCTGGAAACCGCTCGATGAATACGGGCTTGCCGAAGTGATCCCCGAGTGCGGTCTCGTGCGGGGCGCCGAAGTCGTCCCCGTACTCGATCTTTTGCCCCGCCTCCTGGAGGATCCTTATCGCCTCGGCGTAGGTCGTCCGCGGGAACGGGAGTTCAACCTCCTCCAGAAGCTTGTCCACGTCGCGCTTCAACTGCTTGAGCTCGCGGGCGCGCTCCGCGACGACCGCATTTACCACGTAGTTTATGAGCTCCTCCTGCAGCTTGAGGTTGTCGGCGTGTTCGTAGAACGCCATCTCCGCTTCGGCCATCCAGAACTCGGTCAGGTGCTTTCTCGTCTTCGATTTCTCCGCCCGGAACGCCGGACCGATCCAGTACACCTTCCCCAGGGCCATCGCCGTCGCCTCCAGGTACAGCTGCCCGCTCTGGCTGAGGTAGGCCTGTTCGCCGAAGTAATCGACCGGGAACAGAGTCGTCGTTCCCTCGACCGACGTCCCGGTGAGGATCGGCGCTTCGGTCGCCACAAAACCGTGCTCGTGGAAGAATCCGCGCACGGCGCGGAAGACGGCGTCCCGCACCCGCAGGATCGGGACCTGCCGGCCGGTGCGGATCCAGAGATGGCGGTGATCGAGGAGGAACTGCGGGGTATGCTCCTTCAGCTCGATCGGGAACGGCTCGGTCGGCTCGTGCACGACCTCGATCCCGGTGATCCCGAGCTCGCATCCGCCCGGAGCGCGCGGTTCGGCACGCAGGGCTCCGGAGACGATGAGCGAAGTCTCGCGGGGGAGGCGATCAGCAAGTTCGAACAGATTCGGATCATCGGCTTTGGTGAGCACCCCCTGGATCACCCCTGTCCCATCCCGAAATTCGAGGAACAGGATCTTTCCGCTCGACCGCTTGTTGTACAGCCACCCCTTGATGAGGACCTCCTCACCGATGAACCGCGTTCCCTGATCGATCGTGATCGTGCGCATCGCCTCTCCTTTCGCTGGGGGAAAGGGTAGAAGATGGGACCTATCTTTGCAAGAGATCCTGCGCCACCGGTTCGGCGGCGATCCCTTCCGGGGCCGCTTCCGGGAGCGGTGCTTCTTTGATCACTCGGTGCTTCCAGTTTCCGGTGAGGAAGAACCCGAGCGCGAGCACGGACGCTCCGAGGTTGGAGCCGAACATCGCCCACCACACTCCGTCCGCCCTCATCCCCCATGTGAATCCCAATAGATACACGAGCGGGATGCGCAGCGCCCACAACCGGAACAGGGCGAAGAACATCGAGTAGACGGTGTGTCCCGCCCCCTGGTAGGTTCCGATGACCACCTGCAGGATCCCCATGAACGGGAACGCGATCGCCACCACTGCGAACATCTGTGCCCCGAGCGCGATCACCTCGGGGTCGGCGATGAACAGGTGGACGATGGAAGCGCGCATGATATAGGTGATGATTCCGGCAAGCACCAGGAATCCAGTGGAGATCCCCATCCCGGTCCATGCGACCCGGGCCGCCCGGTCCGGTGCCTCCGCACCCAGGTTCTGGCCGACCATCGTTGCCGTCGCCTGCCCGAGCCCCATCGCCGGCATGAGGGCGATCGAGATCACCCGGTTCCCGATCCCGAACGCACTCACCACCGCGGTCCCGAACCGGGCGAGGATCCCGGTCATGATCGAGAATCCGACCGCGGTGCCGGATTGTCCAAGTGAGGCTGGTGCCCCGATCACGACGATCTGGCGCACCGTCTCCGCCTGCAGGCGCAGGTGGCGGGGACGCAGGTGGAGCCCCACCCGGCCGGAGAACAGGAGCCACAGGCCGATGACGGCGATCACGCCGCGGGAGATGACGGTGGCGTACGCCGCCCCGGCGATCCCCCACTCCGGGAACGGCCCCCAGCCGAAGATGAGGAGCGGATCGAGGAGTATGTTCAACCCGACCGAGATCCCCATCAGCTTCATCGGGGTGACCGTATCCCCGATCCCGTTCAGCAGCGCGGTGACGATGAACATCCCGAACATCGCCGGAATCCCGAGATAGATGATGCGCAGGTACGTGGTCGCCGGCCCGATCAGGTCCGGTCCGGCGCCCATGAGGACCATCAGCGGACGGGCGGCGATCGCTCCTCCGGCGGCGAGGACGAGCGCGAGGATCGCGGTGAACGAGAATACCTGGCCGGCGGCGTGGTTCGCCTCCTCGTACCTCCTCGCTCCCGTGTATTGGGCGACGAGCGCCGTTCCAGCGATCGTCACTCCG from Candidatus Bipolaricaulota bacterium encodes the following:
- a CDS encoding sugar ABC transporter permease, encoding MRKFKTLQGLNGRISPYLFLSPSLILILLFFLIPLIMVFILSFTNLDMTNFGILEWWNPKNWSLTNYVRIFNNHFFPKILLNTIMYTGLTLIFFNVGMGLLLALITTHIRRRTGFAFRAAWLLPRITPVVVYVMMWKAMAGPAPMGIINDYFLRPLGIGSGEYLLMTNPWVFVILVNGFIGASFGMILLSSAIESIPKDYIIASKVDGGSTWQTIRYVELPMIKWPLLFVTTYQTLSLLTSFEQILLLTDGGPGLYQTEVWSLMAYHRAFATYYGNTQWGYGAAWSVVLVIIGIVMAVIYMRVFKFGELLQEPKIETL
- a CDS encoding carbohydrate ABC transporter permease; amino-acid sequence: MWKAGLAYIVLLIPTLFLLLGYAWLIIASFSSRTEGLKPIGWTLSNWRFLWESPFGGGYSNIWPVTLNTLVMSLVMTAIVVAVASLAAYPLSRMKFAGRKGFLSLTLILHAFPSVTLLIPIYFVLLWIQKIPFIGRGIPLIGGFGYNTLGGVALVMVAFQLPFGIWVMKGFFDNISWDMERSAMIDGASRIKIWWQILMPNIKPGIAALSIFSFLTAWNAYIIPVTFTIGATGHSSVLSLYLQNFISESVMTEWNAVAAVGLFQLIPVLLFFLFTQESLLSIYGGGKKGGV
- a CDS encoding DEAD/DEAH box helicase produces the protein MSFEKFPFDRRIVAGIQAAGYITPTPIQDQAIPLVLEGRDVLGIAQTGTGKTAAFILPILQRLLRERSRHVRALILAPTRELAEQIHQTAVELGRETGVRSVSIYGGVSKRPQLAALRRGAEIVVACPGRLLDHMGARAIDLSRVEVLVLDEADRMCDMGFLPDIRRIIRSLPKERQTLFFSATMPPDIRALADRILTNPATVQIGMIAPVETVSHALYPVPSTLKKGLLAAMLKRTATGRVLIFTRTKHRARSLAPYLKKQGHRAAALQGDMTQNQRQNAINGFRSGKYDILVATDIAARGIDVTNISHVINYDMPDTVDAYTHRIGRTGRAERTGEAFTLATYADALMVRDIEKLLGEKLERRRLDGFEYGEFDPEQQFRVVRSAQSRLGARSYRPRGRMRGRNAKATW
- a CDS encoding LacI family DNA-binding transcriptional regulator — its product is MVTIKDIAREVGVSPSTVSRALSDSPLISQATKEQVHAVAKRLGYERNELARALVKGTSEAIGLVVPDITNPFFADIARGVGEVAHAFGYGVILCNTAESLERGLNYIRLLRRKRVDGLIITNATRNDPVAKQLAGSKTPFILVSRLWEGIETSYVIGDDHYGARQAVEHLISLGHKRIGFIGGPAAVQSSNDRMQTYREVLQEHGLTPQEEWIRYADFTQRAGREAGRRMLSLTVRPTAIFAANDVTALGVLEAAEDLGISVPDDLSIVGYDDISYASLPRIQLTTVAQPAFEMGKIATDWLISTIVGRHQRLLHRVLKPHLVVRCTTSKPST
- a CDS encoding extracellular solute-binding protein, producing the protein MKKVGLLILILVGGLLLSGMLFTALAQDNTQTIVITVRTNATPPMENWRGNNFILAAKELNADLEAAGDPRRVEVKIVQDHANWSDYKKEFVLSYGAGKSPDIWLSGHEDVATQAAAGRIIALDDLLKEFPKFNNVIDALWQSCTYKGNIWAVPQDTEARPLYWNKSLLKQLGWSDEKIAGLPDAIKNGEFTLDDMLATAKEAVDKGIVPDGNGFWTRPKNGGDFTAFYYDFGGQTIDPTSGKLVFDKAAGLKYYKFFYDAAQKYGSMKCLGLGWSEAWHPTITSGKVLFWLGGTWQWAEWGTVYLKDKGGEDYEWENFGFGLIPAAEKGGKPVTLSHPLVYMISSQCKYPDLALALIAKVTDYGPNTRHALSSTHLGILKGQTNYIFYKKSRLLSDTLYMLDYTTFLPNNPYWGSYSTITYNALAAVVSGDLTPEKAVDFVVDQLTNELGDKVIIR
- a CDS encoding ABC transporter ATP-binding protein; protein product: MQITIENLCKHFGKVKAVDNLNLEIDDKEFVAFLGPSGCGKTTTLLMIAGIYKPTSGYIRFGDKVVNHLLPKERNIGMVFQSYALYPHMTVFDNIAYPLTLKKIRGKEKKQRVQRVADMMGIGELLDRKPAQLSGGQQQRVAVARALVKEPAILLFDEPLSNLDAKLRLRMRGEIKRLQEDLSVTSIYVTHDQVEAMTMANRIAVMNHGVLQTYGTPNQLYEYPETLFVAGFIGSPPMNFLKATLKQEEDGLYLVRRELKIRLPEEMSAQVEPSNVSSQVIMGIRPEDVHIVPAGEGNFDAEIYVVEPLGREDLVSFRLGEEEFRALVPAPFNGEVGTVMGLKLTVEKIHLFDPDSESSILHRAK
- a CDS encoding sugar phosphate isomerase/epimerase: MKNKLGLNIHSGRIDGDLKLLKRDLAAIQEAGADVAEIPVHGVDAIVNGHLRQGRTKKVRDILRTFDLEYTVHAPDRLNLVDFEYPEIQRKVFAASIRFAAEIGAKILVYHQGRLKSNGQGVTEEEAREIEIDELTELGHLAAKEGVTICVENIHSGLVHLVKMIKAVDEDSVQICSDFAHSYINACTLGYDFLRPIQMAKPFIRHAHVNDNFGKGKPESAPPYIEAMPMGIGDLHLPVGWGTIPYKDVFKLMSGYSGIYILELQERFVEDGPVMLKEALKDLRELITQAQSEKEE
- the asnS gene encoding asparagine--tRNA ligase, which translates into the protein MRTITIDQGTRFIGEEVLIKGWLYNKRSSGKILFLEFRDGTGVIQGVLTKADDPNLFELADRLPRETSLIVSGALRAEPRAPGGCELGITGIEVVHEPTEPFPIELKEHTPQFLLDHRHLWIRTGRQVPILRVRDAVFRAVRGFFHEHGFVATEAPILTGTSVEGTTTLFPVDYFGEQAYLSQSGQLYLEATAMALGKVYWIGPAFRAEKSKTRKHLTEFWMAEAEMAFYEHADNLKLQEELINYVVNAVVAERARELKQLKRDVDKLLEEVELPFPRTTYAEAIRILQEAGQKIEYGDDFGAPHETALGDHFGKPVFIERFPARMKPFYMKRPSDDPSVALAADLIAPEGYGELIGGSQRVDTLEELERQLAEYNLPREPYEWYLDLRRYGSVPHAGFGLGMARTIAWICGVPHVRETIPFPRQINRLYP